A genomic region of Dickeya solani IPO 2222 contains the following coding sequences:
- the ilvG gene encoding acetolactate synthase 2 catalytic subunit has protein sequence MNGAQWVVQALRAQGVETVFGYPGGAIMPVYDALYDGGVEHLLCRHEQGAAMAAIGYARSTGNVGVCIATSGPGATNLITGLADALLDSVPIVAITGQVGSALIGTDAFQEIDVLGLSLACTKHSFLVDSIASLPEIMAEAFAVARSGRPGPVLIDIPKDIQLAEGDFSPCFMPVDDVMPFSAQQVAEARAMLARAKKPALYVGGGVGMAQAVPALRSFIETARIPAVATLKGLGAVEKDYPYYLGMIGMHGTRAANLLVQECDLLIAVGARFDDRVTGKLSAFAPHASVIHMDIDPAELNKLRQAHVALCGDLNQLLPALQQPLDIADWRQQAAMMKAEYEWRYDHPGEAIYAPALLRTLADRMPAETVITTDVGQHQMWAAQHMHFTRPENFITSSGLGTMGFGVPAAVGAQVARPDDTVICISGDGSFMMNVQELGTIKRKRLPLKIVLLDNQRLGMVRQWQQLFFDERYSETNLSDNPDFLMLASAFGIPGQQITHKDQIDSALDALLNSKGPYLLHVSIDENENVWPLVPPGAGNETMLDKTE, from the coding sequence ATGAATGGTGCACAGTGGGTGGTACAAGCGTTGCGAGCGCAGGGAGTGGAGACCGTATTCGGTTATCCTGGTGGCGCGATTATGCCGGTCTATGATGCGTTGTACGACGGCGGCGTGGAACACTTGCTCTGTCGCCATGAGCAGGGTGCTGCCATGGCCGCCATCGGTTATGCCCGCTCCACCGGCAACGTCGGGGTTTGCATTGCGACGTCCGGCCCCGGTGCGACCAATCTGATTACCGGCCTGGCGGATGCATTGCTGGATTCGGTACCGATTGTGGCGATTACCGGGCAGGTTGGCTCAGCCCTGATCGGGACCGACGCCTTTCAGGAGATCGATGTACTCGGCTTATCGCTGGCCTGCACCAAACACAGTTTTCTGGTTGACTCCATCGCGTCGTTGCCGGAGATCATGGCCGAAGCCTTCGCCGTGGCCCGCAGCGGGCGTCCCGGCCCGGTGCTGATTGATATTCCCAAGGATATTCAACTGGCGGAGGGGGATTTCTCTCCGTGTTTCATGCCGGTAGATGACGTGATGCCGTTCTCGGCGCAACAGGTTGCAGAAGCGCGGGCGATGCTGGCGCGGGCGAAAAAACCGGCGCTGTATGTAGGGGGTGGCGTAGGAATGGCGCAGGCGGTTCCGGCGCTGCGCTCATTTATCGAAACGGCCCGGATTCCCGCCGTGGCGACCCTGAAAGGGTTGGGCGCGGTGGAGAAGGACTACCCGTATTATCTCGGTATGATCGGCATGCATGGCACCCGCGCCGCCAACCTGCTGGTGCAGGAGTGCGACTTGCTGATTGCCGTCGGTGCGCGCTTTGATGACCGCGTGACCGGCAAACTGAGCGCGTTTGCGCCGCATGCCAGTGTGATCCACATGGATATCGACCCGGCGGAGCTGAATAAATTGCGGCAGGCGCATGTAGCGCTGTGCGGTGATCTGAATCAGTTGCTGCCGGCGCTGCAACAACCGCTGGACATCGCTGACTGGCGTCAGCAGGCGGCGATGATGAAGGCCGAATACGAGTGGCGTTATGACCATCCGGGCGAGGCCATTTATGCCCCGGCGCTGCTCCGCACACTGGCGGACCGCATGCCGGCCGAGACGGTGATCACCACCGATGTCGGGCAGCACCAGATGTGGGCGGCCCAGCATATGCACTTCACCCGCCCGGAAAATTTCATCACCTCAAGTGGGCTTGGCACCATGGGATTTGGCGTGCCGGCGGCGGTCGGCGCTCAGGTGGCGCGCCCTGACGATACCGTAATCTGTATTTCCGGTGACGGCTCTTTCATGATGAATGTGCAGGAGCTCGGCACCATCAAGCGAAAACGTCTGCCGCTGAAAATCGTGTTGCTGGACAACCAGCGACTGGGCATGGTTCGACAATGGCAACAACTGTTTTTCGACGAACGCTACAGTGAAACCAACCTCTCCGATAACCCCGATTTCCTGATGCTGGCCAGCGCCTTCGGCATTCCCGGCCAGCAAATCACCCATAAAGACCAGATTGATTCCGCCCTGGATGCGCTGCTGAACAGCAAAGGTCCGTACCTGCTGCATGTTTCCATCGACGAGAATGAGAATGTCTGGCCGCTGGTGCCGCCGGGTGCCGGTAATGAAACGATGCTGGATAAAACAGAATAA
- the ilvM gene encoding acetolactate synthase 2 small subunit translates to MTHHQLSIQARYRPEVLERVLRVTRHRGFQVCSMNMTQANNDDQVQIEMTVASHRPVDLLSTQLSKLLDIACVEIQPLTSQQIRA, encoded by the coding sequence ATGACACATCATCAGCTTTCCATTCAGGCCCGTTATCGTCCTGAAGTCCTGGAGCGCGTGTTGCGCGTGACCCGTCACCGCGGCTTTCAGGTCTGCTCCATGAACATGACGCAGGCGAATAACGACGATCAGGTACAGATTGAAATGACCGTTGCCAGCCACAGACCGGTGGATTTATTGTCAACCCAATTAAGCAAACTGCTGGACATTGCCTGTGTGGAGATCCAGCCGCTCACATCACAACAAATACGTGCCTGA
- the ilvL gene encoding ilv operon leader peptide: MKAFNLVISLVVISVVVIIIPPCGAALGRRMA; the protein is encoded by the coding sequence ATGAAAGCCTTCAACCTGGTGATTAGCCTAGTCGTGATTAGCGTGGTGGTGATTATTATCCCACCGTGCGGGGCAGCACTTGGACGAAGAATGGCTTAA
- the ilvE gene encoding branched-chain-amino-acid transaminase has product MTKKADCIWFNGEMVPWADAKVHVMSHALHYGTSVFEGVRCYSSHKGPVVFRHREHMQRLHDSAKIYRMPLSYSVDELMEACRETLRRNKLTSAYIRPLVFVGDVGMGVNPPAGYNTDVIIAAFPWGAYLGEEALDQGIDAMVSSWNRVAANTIPTAAKAGGNYLSSLLVGSEARRHGYQEGIALDVNGYVSEGAGENLFEVKDGVIFTPPFTSAALPGITRDAIIKLAKDKGFEVREQVLSRESLYLADEVFMSGTAAEITPVRSVDGIQVGIGKCGPVTKQLQQAFFGLFTGETEDKWGWLDPVNR; this is encoded by the coding sequence ATGACGAAAAAAGCAGACTGTATCTGGTTCAATGGCGAAATGGTTCCCTGGGCGGACGCCAAAGTTCACGTGATGTCCCACGCGCTGCATTACGGCACGTCGGTGTTTGAAGGTGTGCGGTGCTATAGTTCTCACAAAGGGCCGGTGGTGTTCCGTCATCGTGAACACATGCAGCGCCTGCATGATTCAGCCAAAATTTACCGTATGCCGCTCTCCTACAGCGTTGACGAACTGATGGAAGCCTGCCGCGAAACACTGCGTCGGAACAAACTGACCAGCGCGTATATTCGTCCGCTGGTCTTTGTTGGCGATGTGGGCATGGGGGTTAACCCGCCGGCCGGCTATAACACCGATGTGATTATCGCGGCGTTCCCGTGGGGCGCGTATTTGGGCGAAGAAGCGCTGGATCAGGGAATTGACGCCATGGTGTCGTCCTGGAATCGCGTCGCCGCGAATACCATTCCGACCGCGGCCAAGGCCGGCGGCAACTACCTGTCTTCGCTACTGGTGGGCAGCGAAGCGCGTCGTCATGGTTATCAGGAAGGGATTGCGCTGGATGTGAACGGTTATGTATCCGAAGGCGCAGGTGAAAACCTGTTTGAAGTAAAAGACGGCGTGATTTTCACCCCGCCGTTCACTTCCGCCGCGCTGCCGGGCATTACCCGCGATGCCATCATCAAGCTGGCGAAAGACAAAGGCTTTGAAGTGCGCGAGCAGGTGCTGTCGCGCGAATCGCTGTATCTGGCGGATGAAGTGTTCATGTCCGGCACGGCGGCGGAAATCACCCCGGTTCGCAGCGTGGACGGCATTCAGGTCGGCATCGGCAAGTGCGGCCCGGTCACCAAACAGCTACAGCAAGCGTTCTTCGGCCTGTTCACGGGCGAGACGGAAGACAAATGGGGCTGGCTGGACCCGGTAAACCGTTAA